From Pungitius pungitius chromosome 9, fPunPun2.1, whole genome shotgun sequence, one genomic window encodes:
- the anxa5b gene encoding annexin A5b isoform X2 has translation MATRGTVKPSQNFNASQDAEALEKAMKGLGTDEAAILQLVVARSNAQRQQIKVAYKTLFGKDLVDTLKGELGGKFETLIVGLMTAPLAYDVSALRHAIKGAGTDEKVLVEILASRTPQQVKEIVAAYRKEYDVDLEEDISGDTSGHFKRLLVILLQGNRQSGVQAANVETDAQVLFKAGEQKFGTDEQTFVTILGNRSAEHLRKVFDAYMKLAGFEMEESIKRETSGGLRDLLLAVVKCARSVPAYFAETLYRAMKGAGSDDNTLIRVMVTRSEVDLLDIRTEFRKLFACSLFSMIKGDTGGDYRKALLLLCGGDDA, from the exons ATG GCCACCAGAGGAACCGTTAAACCAAGCCAGAACTTCAACGCCAGTCAAGATGCGGAGGCCCTGGAAAAGGCCATGAAAGGGCTGG GGACCGACGAGGCCGCCATCCTGCAGTTGGTGGTGGCTCGCAGCAACGCCCAGAGGCAGCAGATCAAGGTCGCCTACAAGACTCTGTTTGGAAAG GATCTGGTAGATACCCTGAAGGGGGAGCTGGGCGGTAAATTCGAGACCCTGATCGTGGGGCTGATGACCGCGCCCCTCGCTTACGACGTGTCGGCGCTCCGCCACGCCATCAAG GGAGCAGGAACCGACGAGAAGGTCCTCGTGGAGATCCTGGCCTCCAGGACACCTCAGCAGGTGAAGGAGATCGTTGCTGCTTATAGAAAAG AGTATGATGTCGACCTGGAGGAAGATATATCTGGTGACACTTCGGGTCACTTCAAGAGACTCCTGGTTATTCTGCTGCAG GGGAACAGGCAGAGTGGCGTCCAGGCGGCAAACGTCGAGACCGACGCTCAG GTCCTCTTCAAGGCCGGAGAGCAGAAGTTCGGCACTGACGAGCAAACGTTTGTCACCATCCTGGGAAACCGGAGTGCGGAGCATCTCAGGAAAG TGTTTGATGCCTACATGAAGTTGGCCGGATTCGAGATGGAGGAGAGCATCAAGAGGGAGACATCCGGAGGCCTGAGGGACCTGCTTCTGGCTGTCG TGAAGTGTGCCAGGAGCGTTCCAGCCTATTTTGCTGAGACTCTGTACCGTGCAATGAAG GGGGCAGGATCCGATGATAACACCCTGATCAGAGTGATGGTGACTCGCAGTGAGGTGGACCTGTTGGACATCAGAACCGAGTTCAGGAAATTGTTTGCCTGCTCCCTGTTTTCCAtgatcaag GGAGACACCGGCGGCGACTACCGAAAGGCCCTGCTTTTGCTCTGCGGTGGCGATGATGCGTAA
- the anxa5b gene encoding annexin A5b isoform X1 yields MLQATRGTVKPSQNFNASQDAEALEKAMKGLGTDEAAILQLVVARSNAQRQQIKVAYKTLFGKDLVDTLKGELGGKFETLIVGLMTAPLAYDVSALRHAIKGAGTDEKVLVEILASRTPQQVKEIVAAYRKEYDVDLEEDISGDTSGHFKRLLVILLQGNRQSGVQAANVETDAQVLFKAGEQKFGTDEQTFVTILGNRSAEHLRKVFDAYMKLAGFEMEESIKRETSGGLRDLLLAVVKCARSVPAYFAETLYRAMKGAGSDDNTLIRVMVTRSEVDLLDIRTEFRKLFACSLFSMIKGDTGGDYRKALLLLCGGDDA; encoded by the exons ATGCTGCAGGCCACCAGAGGAACCGTTAAACCAAGCCAGAACTTCAACGCCAGTCAAGATGCGGAGGCCCTGGAAAAGGCCATGAAAGGGCTGG GGACCGACGAGGCCGCCATCCTGCAGTTGGTGGTGGCTCGCAGCAACGCCCAGAGGCAGCAGATCAAGGTCGCCTACAAGACTCTGTTTGGAAAG GATCTGGTAGATACCCTGAAGGGGGAGCTGGGCGGTAAATTCGAGACCCTGATCGTGGGGCTGATGACCGCGCCCCTCGCTTACGACGTGTCGGCGCTCCGCCACGCCATCAAG GGAGCAGGAACCGACGAGAAGGTCCTCGTGGAGATCCTGGCCTCCAGGACACCTCAGCAGGTGAAGGAGATCGTTGCTGCTTATAGAAAAG AGTATGATGTCGACCTGGAGGAAGATATATCTGGTGACACTTCGGGTCACTTCAAGAGACTCCTGGTTATTCTGCTGCAG GGGAACAGGCAGAGTGGCGTCCAGGCGGCAAACGTCGAGACCGACGCTCAG GTCCTCTTCAAGGCCGGAGAGCAGAAGTTCGGCACTGACGAGCAAACGTTTGTCACCATCCTGGGAAACCGGAGTGCGGAGCATCTCAGGAAAG TGTTTGATGCCTACATGAAGTTGGCCGGATTCGAGATGGAGGAGAGCATCAAGAGGGAGACATCCGGAGGCCTGAGGGACCTGCTTCTGGCTGTCG TGAAGTGTGCCAGGAGCGTTCCAGCCTATTTTGCTGAGACTCTGTACCGTGCAATGAAG GGGGCAGGATCCGATGATAACACCCTGATCAGAGTGATGGTGACTCGCAGTGAGGTGGACCTGTTGGACATCAGAACCGAGTTCAGGAAATTGTTTGCCTGCTCCCTGTTTTCCAtgatcaag GGAGACACCGGCGGCGACTACCGAAAGGCCCTGCTTTTGCTCTGCGGTGGCGATGATGCGTAA
- the uchl1 gene encoding ubiquitin carboxyl-terminal hydrolase isozyme L1 encodes MEWNPMEINPEMLNKMMSNLGVGESWCFSDVLGLEEEQLSAVPKPCCALMLLFPLTQQHESFRQRQADHVTDGSEVYFLKQTAANSCGTIAMLHAVANNKSKMTFEGGSALKKFLDETANMSADDRAKHLERNKAIWEAHNEAAAQGQCRPEADKNFHFIAFVNINGQLYEFDGRMNGPVKHGATKDDSFIMDAAKVCRGFIEREQGEVRFSAVALSHS; translated from the exons ATGGAGTGGAACCCAATGGAGATCAACCCCGAG ATGCTGAACAAG ATGATGAGCAACCTGGGCGTGGGTGAAAGCTGGTGCTTCTCAGACGTGCTGGGATTGGAGGAGGAGCAACTCTCTGCGGTCCCCAAACCATGCTGTGCCTTGATGCTGCTCTTCCCACTGACCCAACAG CACGAGTCTTTCAGGCAGCGGCAGGCTGACCACGTTACAGACGGCTCTGAGGTTTATTTCCTGAAGCAGACTGCTGCCAATTCCTGTGGCACGATCGCCATGCTGCATGCCGTGGccaacaacaaaagcaaaatgaCATTTG AAGGTGGCTCTGCCCTGAAGAAGTTTCTAGATGAGACTGCGAACATGTCTGCTGATGACCGTGCCAAACATTTGGAGAGGAACAAG GCAATCTGGGAGGCTCACAATGAGGCTGCGGCGCAGGGCCAGTGTAGG CCGGAGGCCGACAAAAACTTCCACTTCATTGCCTTTGTCAATATAAATGGACAACTTTATGAATTTG atGGGAGAATGAATGGACCGGTGAAGCACGGAGCTACCAAGGATGACTCCTTCATAATG GATGCAGCCAAAGTGTGCCGTGGCTTCATTGAGAGGGAGCAAGGCGAGGTCCGCTTCTCAGCGGTGGCGCTTAGTCACAGTTAG